A window of Caldilineales bacterium genomic DNA:
CTTGACTCTGCACCTCGATGTGCAACAAGACCCAGGTTTCATCCCCGCCCAAACGCCAAAGCTTGACCAGTTTATCGACATGCCGTTGACCAACTGCTGCGTCGCGAGCGATCTGCTGCAACTCTTTGTCCAAGAACTCATAGCCCTTGTCCCAATCGATATCGGCAAAGGCCTGTGGAAAGAAAAAGGCTGTGAATTCTTGGAAATACTGTTCCAGCGCCTCTTTCCAGGGGCTGTCGAAGTCGTCGTATTCAGCGATTGGGGTGCTCATCTTTCTCTTGCGATGTCAGGCAGGTCTCATTCCATCGGATTATAGCGGTGCGCCGGATAGTGCGCAATGCTTGCCCAAGACCCCTCACGCCGTCACCACCTGATAGATCAACAGGATGCCGGAGAACAGCAACAGGACGGCGATCACCTGCTCGAACGTCTGCTTGTTCATCCGCAGGCCCAACCACCGGCCAACCCAGGCGCCGGAGGGGACGAAGATGAGCGCCGGCAGGAGCATCGTGCGCAGGCTGGCGGCGTCGAACAGGCCCGATCGCCAGTAGAATGGCACTTTCAGCCAGTTGAGAATGAGAAAGAACAGGGCCGAGGTGGCGATGAAGACGCGCGGGCTGATGTTTTGCATCAGCAGATAAATGCTGGCCGGCGGGCCGCCGGTGTGGGCCAGGGTCGAGGAGAAGCCGGCCACGCCCCCTGCCACGTAGCCATGCCAGTCGCGTGGCTGATAGCTGGCAGTGCGACCGATGCGGCTTTCGAGCAGCTTGTAGGCGGCGACGATGAGCGTGATCACGCCCAATGTCAGCTTGAGTGTGTCAGGCGAGACGCGGCTGAGGAAGAAGGCGCCGGCTACCACGCCCACCACCGAGGCGGGGACGAGCAGGAGGATGATCTTGCGATCCCAGCGCCGCCAATGAAAGCTCACGGCAAACAGGTCGGCAAAGATCAGCACCGGCAGGATCAGGCCGATAACCTTGTTCGCCGGCATGACCAACGCCATCAGAGGCGTGGCCAGGGCGCCGAGGGTGCCGCCCAGTCCGCCTTTGGACATGCCGATGAGGAAGGCCACGAGCGAGGCCATGAGAAAGTAGGGGGTGAGATCGGGCATGAGGGGGAGGTTGGGGATTAGTTATTGGAGATTGGTTATTGGAGATTGGAGGACAGGCTATTTTTGAGGGGTGAAGGTGTCTTCGAGGGCGGCGAGCCTGGCTTCCATCTCGGCCATCCACGCCTGGTTGGCGGCCTCGCGTTCTTGGAGGAGCTGGCGGAGGGAGGCGATCTGGTCGGCGGGGGCAGGGTCACGTTGGCGCCGGGCCGAGGCGCGGCGAGAGGGGCGTCTGGGGGTCAGGAACCATTGGGCCAGGAAGCTGGTGATGGCGCTGAATAAGGCCACGCCAGCGACGATCATGAACACACCCACCACTCGACCCGCGTTGCTGACCGGGTAGCGGTCGCCATAGCCGATGGTGGCGACGGTGACGACGCCCCACCACAGCGCATCCGCAGCGGTCTTGATATTGGCGCTGTCCGCGCCCTGTTCCACGCGCAAGATGAGAACGGCCCCCAATTCGAGCACCAGGATGGCAGCCAGCAGGACGACGAGGAGGGTGCTCTGCGCCCGCCGCTTGACCACCACCTGACCCATCGCCGCGTAATCCGACCGCCGCAGGCGACGGACAAGCAAGCCCATCTGCAAGATGCGAAAGAGACCGAAAAAGGGGATGGGCAGGCTGCCGATGAAATAGAGCCAGCCGTACAACCTGAACAAGAAGCGGCGTTTGCTCGGCGCCCGTGCGGCGCGGGCGATGGCATCGAGGAGAAAGAAGATGCTGATGCACAGGTTGACGATGGCAATGACCCGCTTCTGCTCAGCGGCCAGCGCGAACATCGAAACGGCCGCGTTCAGCAGCGAAAGCAGGACGAGCGCAAACACGAAAAGCTCGTAGTTGGCATGGACGATGACCAACGGAGCGTCGCTACTGCTTTCACCCACCGGCAGAGGAGGAGTGGATGAGGAGTGGTTCACAGTGTTGTGGTGGAGAAAACCAAGACAGCAGGCCCGCGCTGGGATTCCCTTTCTTGTCGAACGGCCGCCTGCCTATATTATTGGCCCAAACTCGCTACGTTCGATGCCGAGATCGCCGATAATCTTGCGCAAGGTGCCGGGCTTGATGTCTTTAGCCCCCCAGTCGGGTATGGTGGTGTACCGATTTTTAAGAGGGTTCCACCAAATGCGATGGGTGCCGGCCCCATCCCTCACATATTCGCAGCCCAACTCGCGTAGGCGCTTCGTTACCTCGCGATACTTCATGCCACCACCATGCGCAGGCTGAATGGCGTATCCGGCCCAAATTCCTGGAGCTGCACCGGTAGTCGTGAGCCTCTGGATCGGCGTGCGGCGACCATCGCCCGGATGTTCTCTGGAATGGCGCGGATTGCCTCGTCTAGGGTGACGCCCCAGGCATGGCAACCTTGAAGCCAGGGACAACTGACCTGGTAGACCTCGTCATCGACAAGGTAATCCACAGTGATGGGGATGGAAAGCGTCTCCGCCACGGTCATGCTGTTCATCATTCTTGAGGCT
This region includes:
- a CDS encoding sulfite exporter TauE/SafE family protein encodes the protein MPDLTPYFLMASLVAFLIGMSKGGLGGTLGALATPLMALVMPANKVIGLILPVLIFADLFAVSFHWRRWDRKIILLLVPASVVGVVAGAFFLSRVSPDTLKLTLGVITLIVAAYKLLESRIGRTASYQPRDWHGYVAGGVAGFSSTLAHTGGPPASIYLLMQNISPRVFIATSALFFLILNWLKVPFYWRSGLFDAASLRTMLLPALIFVPSGAWVGRWLGLRMNKQTFEQVIAVLLLFSGILLIYQVVTA
- a CDS encoding type II toxin-antitoxin system HicB family antitoxin; its protein translation is MNSMTVAETLSIPITVDYLVDDEVYQVSCPWLQGCHAWGVTLDEAIRAIPENIRAMVAARRSRGSRLPVQLQEFGPDTPFSLRMVVA
- a CDS encoding type II toxin-antitoxin system HicA family toxin; protein product: MKYREVTKRLRELGCEYVRDGAGTHRIWWNPLKNRYTTIPDWGAKDIKPGTLRKIIGDLGIERSEFGPII
- a CDS encoding potassium channel family protein; translation: MNHSSSTPPLPVGESSSDAPLVIVHANYELFVFALVLLSLLNAAVSMFALAAEQKRVIAIVNLCISIFFLLDAIARAARAPSKRRFLFRLYGWLYFIGSLPIPFFGLFRILQMGLLVRRLRRSDYAAMGQVVVKRRAQSTLLVVLLAAILVLELGAVLILRVEQGADSANIKTAADALWWGVVTVATIGYGDRYPVSNAGRVVGVFMIVAGVALFSAITSFLAQWFLTPRRPSRRASARRQRDPAPADQIASLRQLLQEREAANQAWMAEMEARLAALEDTFTPQK